The Halorubrum sp. BV1 genome contains the following window.
GGTGGCGATCAACGTCTTTCTCGCCGCGTTCAACCTGATCCCCTACGGCCCGCTTGACGGGAAGACCGTCATGGGGTGGAGCACGCCGGTGTGGGCCGTCGCGTTCGTCCCCTCAGTGCTTCTCGCCGTCGGCCTCGTGGTCGTCGGCGGTCTCGGATTCGGCGGACCGTTCTGAATCCTCCGATCTCGGTTCCACTCCGGCCGGGTTCGACCCGCGTGTCGTGAGTGGCGTCCGCGTCGTGAGCGGAGGCGTCCGCGGTCGCTCCATCGGGAACGGTGCGTTTTTGCTCCGCGGGCGTCCCTCGACACACATGACAGAGGGCGAGGGCGACGATCCGGACGACACCGCAGCCGACGAACTCACCTACGCCGACGCCGGCGTCGACATCGACGCGAGCGAGGCCGCAACCGCGGCGCTCATTGGCGCGGTCGGCGGCGACGTGGAAGGCGAAGGGACGGACAGCGACTACGCCGGACTGATCGACATCGGCGATCGCTACCTCGCGCTCGCGACCGACGGCGTCGGGACGAAGCTGCTCGTCGCGGAGGCGCTCGGCGACTACTCGACGATCGGGATCGACTGCGTCGCGATGAACGTCAACGACCTCGTCGCCGCCGGCGTTCGACCGGTCGCCTTCGTCGACTACCTCGCCGTCGAAGCCCCGGACGAGCGCTTCTCCGAACAGGTCGGCGAGGGGCTCTCTCGCGGCGCAGAGCTGGCTGACATGGCGCTCGTCGGCGGCGAGACCGCGGTGATGCCGGACGTGATCAAGGGGCTCGATCTGGCGGGGACCTGTGCCGGACTCGCGCCGAAAGACGGCGTGTTCGACGGCTCTGCGCAACCGGGTGACGCGCTCGTCGGCTGGCGCTCCTCGGGGATCCACTCGAACGGGCTCACACTCGCTCGCGAGGCGACGACGCGCGAGCACGCCTACGACGACCCCTGTCCGTTCGACGGATACGAGACGCTCGGGGAGGCGCTTCTCGAACCAACTCGGATCTACGCCGACCTGCTCGATCCCCTGCGCGAGCACGATGTGCGCGGCGCAGCCCACATCACCGGCGGCGGCTGGACGAACCTCGAACGGCTCGGTGACAATCGATACGTCGTTGACGATCCGTTCGACTCACAGCCAGTCTTCGAGTTCGTGCAGTCGGAAGGGAACGTCTCGGACGAGGAGATGCACCGCACGTTCAACATGGGAACCGGCTTCGTCGCCGCCGTCGATGCGGCCGACGCCGACGCGCTCGCGGAGGCGACCGACGGGCGCGTGATCGGTCGCGTCGACGACGGCGACGCGAGCGTGTCGATCCGCGGACTGACGCTGTAGGCAGCCGCCGGTCACCTCGCTCGCTTTCGCCCGTCACCCACCGCTACGTCGCTTCCGCGTCGGCGTCCGCCGTCGACGCATCCGCCTCACGGGCGTCGCCGCTGTCGTCGCCGCTGTTCTCGCCGTCGCTGTCATCTCTGGACTCACCGTCGTCGTCCGTCCCCGCGTCGTCCGTCTCTGCGGCGTCGCTCTCGTCCGACGGGCCGTCCGGCCCGTCCCGGTCGATATCCTGTACGAGCTTCATCTCGCCGCGAGCGCGGAGCGTGCCGTCTATCTCGGCGTTCTCGTGTACGACGAGGTCGCCGGCTGAGACGTCGCCGAGCACACGCGCGCCGGCTTCGACAGTGACCGTTCCGCCGCGGGTGGTGACGTCGCCGTGGATGACTGTGCCCGCTCCGACCCCGATGTCGTCGCGGGCGCGCAGGGAGCCGAATACCTCGTTGCCCTCGCCGACGCGGATCGACTCGGCACGGATGTTTCCGTGGAGTCGGCAGTCGTCGCCGACGGTCGCCGGGGTGGAGACGCGCCACGCGTCGTCCGATATCTCGGCACCGCGCGGGATTAAGAGCGGGTCGCGAACGTCGTCGCCGTCGGCGAGCGCCGTCGCCAGCTCGTCCGCCGCGTCGGTCTCGCCGATCCGCAGGAGCTGTGAGAGGACGATAAAATAAAAGACGAGGGTAGGAACGGGGTTCCGGATGACGATCCACCCGTTCGCTTCGAACCCCTCCTCGATCGTCACGTCGTCGCCGATATCGAGGTCGCCGGAAACCATCAGCTGGCCGCTGACGGTCACTCGCTCGCCGATGTAGGCGTCCTCGCCGACGAGCACGTTGCCGTCGACGGAACACCAAGTGTCGAGTCGGCAGTCGCCTTCGGCCTCGATGTCACTCCCGACGCTCACGCGCTCGCCGATAGCGACGTTGCGACCGCGGAGACCGAACTCCACCGTCGACTGGCTCCCGACGAGCACGTCACCGTCGGTGACGAGGTCGTGTTCCTCGACGGTCGTCTCCGACGGGACCGTGAGTTCGTCTACCGGACCGCCTCCTCGCAGCGACACACCGAGAGAACTCCCCCCGCCCGTATAAACCGTGGGGGCCGTCAGACGCCAGTCAGACGCCCTGATACCGCAGCGAGAGCGGCGATCGCGAGTCACGCGTGCGTGATGTTCACTCTCGAAGCCGCTCGGGGTCACTATCCTTTTTACGCTCGCAGCGGAGCGTTCGGTATGGGATTCGGATCGTACGACGAAAGCGAACAGAAAGATCAGGACGTAGATACCGACGACGACAGCGCCGTGAACGTCCACGAGAACGACCACGACGGCGAGGTCTCAATCGAGGGCGGCGCGTCGACCGACGACCTCGTCGGCCGACTCTCGGAAATGAAAGACGACGCGGACGACGCAGACGACGAGTAGTTCCTCGGACTGCTCTACCGCCCACGGAATCGGCCCGTGCCGTTTCGATTTCGGTTTGCATTTCGATTTCGATTTCGAACTGACCGACGTGCCGGCCGCCGTGTCAGTTCGCTTTTATTCCGTCGAGGAGTACGACACGCCATGAGCACCGATCTGACGTTTAGGAGAGACGGCGTCGACGTCGTCTACGAGGGGACCGAGTTCGAACTGGAAAAAGACCTCATAGAGGAAGCGACCGGGAAGGGGTACCGCGACGTCACCGACCACGAGGTCTTACAGATCGTTGCCGAAAGCCCCGAACTCGACGGCGAACCCGTTCGAATCGGCGACGTGTTGTAGCCTCCTGTGACCGCTGTGACAACAGACGCTCTACAGCGGTACGACTTTATCACTCGACCCTTTCGGACCGGTATGAATCCGCGGAAGGTACTCTCCGCGCTCGGCGGGTCGAAGATCAGACTCGTGTTTCTCGCTGTCCTCGTCTTCGGCGGAGCCGTCGGCGGGGGGTTCGCACTCGGCCTGTTCGGCGTCCCGAGCGTCGCGGCCGTCGATAACTCCTTCGGCGAGGTGACGAACGAGACCAGCGAGATCGAGACGACCCTGACGGTGTCGAACCCGAATCCCGTGGGGATCAGCCTCGACAGCCTCGCGGTCGACTACACCGTCTCGATGAACGACATCGAGATGGCACGGGGCGGTCGCGAGGGAGTCCGGGTGGGAACCGGCAACTCGACGATGGCGTTCAACACCACCCTCCAGAACGACGACATCCCGGCGTGGTGGGTCGCTCACGTTCGCGACGGCGAACGGACGACGGTTCGGATCGACGCGACCGCGACATCCGGGATCCTCGGCCGTGGCGTGGACTTCTCACAGACCAGAGAGATAAAGACCGACCTCCTCGGCGCGTTCAATTCCGAGGAGACGCGGCCGGTAAACGCCGACAGCGCGCTCGTCGACGATCCCGTGTTATACGTCAACGAGACGCGAGCTGAGTGGGGCGCAGTGAGCGAGTCGGAGACGCCGATCGACATGGCGTTCACCGTCTACAACCCGAACCTCGAGCCGTACGCGATCACGGAGGTCGGCTACACCGTCACGATGAACGACGTTGAGATGGCGACGGGCCAGACTGAAGAGGGATACGTCATCCCCTCGCGTCAAACCGAGACGATCGAATTCACGACCGGGTTGCGGAACGAACGGCTCGACGAGTGGTGGGTCACCCATCTCGACGAGGAGGTCAACGGCCACCAAGTGAGCGATCTCCGGATCGAGTTTTACGCCGTGATCGAACTCCCGTCCGGCGACGAGATCACGGTGCCCCTCGACGAACTCACCTACGAGGAGACGGTCGAGACAGACATCTTCGGCGAAGGCGACGACGTGCGCGATCGCGAAGAGAGCGATGACGACGACACAGACGGCGGGTCAGACGACGAAACTACGGACGGCGGTAACACCGACGGCGGATCAGACGACGGAGCTAGCAGTGAGGACTCGACGAACGAGACGGACGGGACGGACGGAAGCGACAGCGTGATCGACGACTGGAACACGACTGACGACGAAAACGCGACCGACGACGGAAATCAATCTGACGGCGGTAGCGACGTGCTACCGCTCTGATGGGGCGGAGATGCCGTCGTTCCGTAGTCTGATAGAAGTCTGCGAGTGAGACGGATCGTTGTGCGTGGTTCCGTCGGTATTCGGTAATGTAGCACCCGCAGAACTCGCAGATTTTCGGCTCTACGTTTACCTGAAGTTCACAAAGTTTAAGTCTGAGATGGGGCCGGAGGGATTTGAACCCCCGATCGACTGATATCTCCGGTGCGCCTCGGAACTCCAGAGGGTCGTCAACACGACCGATGATCAGTCGGCCGCTCGGTATATCAGTCTGGAGTGTCGTCCCGGGCGCGAGCCTCTGGAGTCAGTCGCCATGCCTGGCTTGGCCACAGCCCCGTGTGTGATCTCGCATCAGTCAGTTGCCGAAACGCGGATAAAGGGGTTTCGATCGCAAGTGATCGGGAGACGAAGGAGCGACGATCGAACGTGACGGCCGGGAGAGCGCCGAACCGCTCACTCGCGGTCGTCGTCGCTCCAGTCACACTCCTGGCATTTGTACCCGGTGACGAACTCGGTCACGCTCGGCATGTAGCCGACGGCGATGACGTCGCCGCCGCACTCCGGGCAGTCGCGATCGGCGTCGGTGATGGATTCGGCCTCCAGCACCGACTCGCCTTCGACCAGTTCCGCGAGTTTCTCTGGCGTCACCATCCGTCCCTGCACGACGCGGTTTGACATACCCGGCGTACACGGCGGAGCACCTAAACACCGGCGACACGCGCAGACCGCGCCGCCGAGTGGTAGTTTTCGGCTTCGGTCTCCCGACTACAGCCAGGGTGCCCGCGAGTCGTCCTCCGCGAACGGGTCCGTCCCGTCCGACTCCTCTCCGGCACCCGAGGGTTCACCGCCGTTCGCGAGCACCGACACGTCGTCGTCGACGATGTGGCCGGGGTCGACCGGTGGTGCGTCGAGAGGCGGATCCGTCGGATCCAACTCGCCGCCGTCCTGGATATCTGGGGACTCGTCGTCGGACGCAGCGGCGTCGGTCGACGCGCCATCCGAGGGAGCGTCGCGCGGCTGGTCGGAGTCGACGCCGGCGTTCACGGCCGGGCCGGCGTTCGGGTCGTACGCGAACAGGGTGGTCACGGCGAGCACCGCGAGCGCGACTGGTGCCTCAGTCTGCATGAGATCGAACGGCCCGAGCAGGATCGGCAACGCGAGCACGCCGAGCGCGACCGCGGAACCGAACCGGAACCGATCGATGTCGACGCGGCCGCGGAGGTGCGGCGACAACACCGCGATCGCCAGCGCGAACGCCACGCCGACGCCCGCCGCGGCGGCCCCGTTGACCACGTACTCCGGCGACGTTTCGATAGCGAACCCGGCGGGCTCGAAGCTCGCGACGAGCCCGAGAGCGATGATGACGCCGGGGCTCGGGAGGTGTTCGCCGATCTCGGAGCTGGCCGTCTTGGCGGCGATCGTGAGGATCACCAGCCCGGCGAACCGCTCGAAGACGGGGAGGTTCAGGAACCCCCGAAACGTCGGCGCGAACGCCGCCTCGATCGCGGCGAGCGGGACTATAACCGCGCCGATCAGGAGTACCGACGAGACCATCTGCTTGCGGTCGCCGTCCATCTCGGCGAGGATCACGGCCGCGGTCGCCGACCCGCCGAAGATCAGGATCCCGGTCTCGACGACGCCGGTCGCCGTCCCCATGACGCCGGCGACGACGAGGGCGGGAAAGATCCCGTCGACGAGCGGGAGCACCATTACGGTCGCGAGCAGCTTCGTCGCGCTGCCGACCTGCCGCTCTAAGCGAAGGGCGACGGGGTGACGTGAGACGCTCATTCAGGGGCGATATCCCTGACCGAGTGGGAGACGGTAGGAGGCGGACGACCCGCGATAGCCGAGGGCCCGGCGAACGGAGTCGAATCCGCAGGCGGCCCGACGAGCCCCTGTAAACCGTTTGCGCGTATTGCCGGCTGTAAAGGCGGTGCCGAGGTCACGGATCGGCTGGCCGGCGATGCGCATGGTCACGGGACTGTCGGAGTCCATACCAACTATACGTGTTTCGGTTGCGTTAAAGGTTGTGTGAGATTTGGCCGCACACCGGTGTAGATCTGTCGGCGATATTTATACACCACACGTAGATACGACTGAAATCCACAACATACAACGGCGATTTTACATCGAAGGAGCGACACACCGACGGATGGCTGATTCGTCTGCCGCCGGGAGTAGCGGCCGCACGACCGAAACGCGCCGAACGGACTCCTGTGTCTTATTGATCCACGATCGAGGATCGTTTGTGGTTGTGGATGACAACGACGTGCACGTCTGTGCTGACTCGCAACGCTTTTTATCGGGGGGTCACGACGGTTTATATGGCGACAGA
Protein-coding sequences here:
- the purM gene encoding phosphoribosylformylglycinamidine cyclo-ligase, with amino-acid sequence MTEGEGDDPDDTAADELTYADAGVDIDASEAATAALIGAVGGDVEGEGTDSDYAGLIDIGDRYLALATDGVGTKLLVAEALGDYSTIGIDCVAMNVNDLVAAGVRPVAFVDYLAVEAPDERFSEQVGEGLSRGAELADMALVGGETAVMPDVIKGLDLAGTCAGLAPKDGVFDGSAQPGDALVGWRSSGIHSNGLTLAREATTREHAYDDPCPFDGYETLGEALLEPTRIYADLLDPLREHDVRGAAHITGGGWTNLERLGDNRYVVDDPFDSQPVFEFVQSEGNVSDEEMHRTFNMGTGFVAAVDAADADALAEATDGRVIGRVDDGDASVSIRGLTL
- a CDS encoding polymer-forming cytoskeletal protein produces the protein MSLRGGGPVDELTVPSETTVEEHDLVTDGDVLVGSQSTVEFGLRGRNVAIGERVSVGSDIEAEGDCRLDTWCSVDGNVLVGEDAYIGERVTVSGQLMVSGDLDIGDDVTIEEGFEANGWIVIRNPVPTLVFYFIVLSQLLRIGETDAADELATALADGDDVRDPLLIPRGAEISDDAWRVSTPATVGDDCRLHGNIRAESIRVGEGNEVFGSLRARDDIGVGAGTVIHGDVTTRGGTVTVEAGARVLGDVSAGDLVVHENAEIDGTLRARGEMKLVQDIDRDGPDGPSDESDAAETDDAGTDDDGESRDDSDGENSGDDSGDAREADASTADADAEAT
- a CDS encoding DUF5786 family protein, which codes for MGFGSYDESEQKDQDVDTDDDSAVNVHENDHDGEVSIEGGASTDDLVGRLSEMKDDADDADDE
- a CDS encoding DUF5800 family protein, which codes for MSTDLTFRRDGVDVVYEGTEFELEKDLIEEATGKGYRDVTDHEVLQIVAESPELDGEPVRIGDVL
- a CDS encoding LEA type 2 family protein; its protein translation is MNPRKVLSALGGSKIRLVFLAVLVFGGAVGGGFALGLFGVPSVAAVDNSFGEVTNETSEIETTLTVSNPNPVGISLDSLAVDYTVSMNDIEMARGGREGVRVGTGNSTMAFNTTLQNDDIPAWWVAHVRDGERTTVRIDATATSGILGRGVDFSQTREIKTDLLGAFNSEETRPVNADSALVDDPVLYVNETRAEWGAVSESETPIDMAFTVYNPNLEPYAITEVGYTVTMNDVEMATGQTEEGYVIPSRQTETIEFTTGLRNERLDEWWVTHLDEEVNGHQVSDLRIEFYAVIELPSGDEITVPLDELTYEETVETDIFGEGDDVRDREESDDDDTDGGSDDETTDGGNTDGGSDDGASSEDSTNETDGTDGSDSVIDDWNTTDDENATDDGNQSDGGSDVLPL
- a CDS encoding DUF5795 family protein — encoded protein: MSNRVVQGRMVTPEKLAELVEGESVLEAESITDADRDCPECGGDVIAVGYMPSVTEFVTGYKCQECDWSDDDRE
- a CDS encoding DUF5794 domain-containing protein, whose product is MSVSRHPVALRLERQVGSATKLLATVMVLPLVDGIFPALVVAGVMGTATGVVETGILIFGGSATAAVILAEMDGDRKQMVSSVLLIGAVIVPLAAIEAAFAPTFRGFLNLPVFERFAGLVILTIAAKTASSEIGEHLPSPGVIIALGLVASFEPAGFAIETSPEYVVNGAAAAGVGVAFALAIAVLSPHLRGRVDIDRFRFGSAVALGVLALPILLGPFDLMQTEAPVALAVLAVTTLFAYDPNAGPAVNAGVDSDQPRDAPSDGASTDAAASDDESPDIQDGGELDPTDPPLDAPPVDPGHIVDDDVSVLANGGEPSGAGEESDGTDPFAEDDSRAPWL